A window of Reinekea marina contains these coding sequences:
- a CDS encoding HAD family hydrolase, with translation MKELLVFDLDGTLLDGDERLTDTTRKALGELDRLGINWTVATGRMPHGALESLPNIHFKHPQVYKNGVLLWDLNEDKVISKIPMAAHEVEEVCARLKSQGINPWLNTIDHEDNIGAIISAITTPREIEWSGYLKEQGIVVQENLELSNIKDHVLNIFAATENANVLGMAEACADIEGVSVFAGHDMYKSGSYWLDIHHSAGTKGDAVKIVQEQLGAEKIICFGDSDNDFSMFEIADESYAMGQGLAELKAMATATIGPNSEDSIAHFLADRYGFSLD, from the coding sequence TTGAAAGAATTGTTAGTGTTTGACCTGGACGGAACCTTATTGGATGGTGATGAGCGCCTTACCGATACCACCCGTAAAGCCTTAGGCGAATTAGATCGTCTTGGGATTAATTGGACCGTAGCAACCGGTCGTATGCCGCACGGTGCGTTAGAGTCATTACCAAACATTCATTTTAAGCACCCTCAGGTCTATAAAAATGGCGTGTTGTTGTGGGATTTGAACGAAGATAAGGTGATCTCTAAAATACCGATGGCCGCGCATGAAGTGGAAGAAGTCTGCGCTCGCTTAAAAAGCCAAGGTATTAATCCATGGCTAAATACGATTGATCATGAAGACAACATTGGCGCCATCATCTCAGCTATCACGACGCCACGCGAAATTGAATGGTCAGGTTATTTAAAAGAACAGGGCATCGTCGTACAAGAAAATCTTGAATTGTCGAACATTAAGGATCATGTTTTAAACATTTTTGCGGCCACCGAAAACGCTAATGTCTTGGGCATGGCTGAAGCCTGTGCCGACATTGAAGGCGTGTCTGTGTTTGCCGGCCACGATATGTATAAATCGGGCTCTTATTGGTTAGACATTCATCACAGCGCTGGTACTAAAGGTGACGCGGTGAAAATAGTTCAAGAGCAACTCGGCGCAGAAAAAATCATTTGTTTTGGTGATTCCGACAATGACTTCTCCATGTTTGAAATCGCCGATGAAAGTTATGCCATGGGGCAGGGCTTGGCCGAATTGAAAGCCATGGCAACGGCGACAATAGGACCGAACAGCGAAGATTCAATTGCCCATTTCTTGGCTGACCGTTACGGCTTTTCACTCGACTAA
- a CDS encoding ABC transporter transmembrane domain-containing protein, with amino-acid sequence MSVFLKLTWFFRQEWRRYSLAVIALIGVGGATMIPPWVIGKIVDAIADGSLTKTSLQQQVFIILGAALFSYGLRVLWRIALFGASYTLANQLRQTIFAHLTLQAPEFFDRLKTGDLMARATNDIQAVEMTAGEAVLALFDGAFTGLLVLIMMTVFISWPLTIIALGPWPIVGFFMWRYGKQLHQSFKDAQARFSDLNDSVQESISALRLTRAMGRETIECEQFNNIAASANEANQRVAKIDSKYDPTIQLGIGFSFFLSIAGGAYFIHQGELTLGQLTSFTLYLGFMIWPMFAIGWLLNLVERGSAAYERIDQLLNSQPTIKDNGTQNQSIEPSLTFEIEQFSYPESQASVLKDIEFQVPSGSLVGIVGPVGAGKSTLLHLLMRMQQVPMSAITLGGVDINDLTLNNLRRHIAVVPQTPFLFSMTIAQNIALAKPSATMQEIESVAKIAQVHEDILGFPQGYLTEVGERGVTLSGGQKQRLAIARALILDAPVLVLDDALSAVDIKTEQQILSHLKQARQGKTTLVVCHRLSAVEQANHVIVMESGRIIEQGQHRELIQQQGWYAKTYDYQQLEHVVEEGR; translated from the coding sequence TTGTCTGTCTTTTTAAAGCTCACTTGGTTTTTCCGGCAGGAGTGGCGTCGCTATAGCTTAGCGGTCATTGCGCTCATTGGTGTGGGTGGCGCAACCATGATACCGCCTTGGGTCATTGGTAAAATAGTCGATGCCATTGCCGATGGTTCTCTTACCAAGACTTCACTGCAACAACAGGTTTTCATCATTCTAGGCGCAGCCTTATTTAGCTATGGTTTACGAGTTCTGTGGCGCATCGCATTATTTGGTGCAAGCTATACGTTAGCGAACCAACTTCGGCAAACAATTTTTGCTCACCTTACTTTGCAAGCGCCTGAATTTTTTGATCGGCTAAAGACTGGAGATCTAATGGCTCGCGCCACTAATGATATTCAGGCCGTTGAAATGACTGCAGGTGAAGCCGTTTTAGCGTTGTTTGATGGCGCCTTTACCGGTCTGTTGGTTTTAATCATGATGACGGTGTTTATTTCTTGGCCATTAACCATTATTGCATTAGGACCATGGCCAATCGTGGGCTTTTTTATGTGGCGATATGGCAAGCAATTGCATCAATCGTTTAAAGACGCCCAGGCTCGATTCAGTGATTTGAACGATTCAGTTCAAGAAAGTATCTCAGCATTACGGTTAACTCGAGCCATGGGGCGAGAGACCATAGAGTGCGAGCAATTCAATAACATTGCCGCTTCCGCAAATGAGGCCAATCAACGCGTCGCGAAGATAGACAGTAAGTACGATCCAACGATCCAGTTAGGCATTGGATTTTCATTCTTTTTGAGCATTGCCGGTGGCGCTTATTTTATCCATCAAGGCGAGCTTACGTTAGGGCAGCTGACTAGTTTTACCTTATACCTTGGTTTTATGATTTGGCCAATGTTTGCAATCGGTTGGCTTCTCAATTTAGTAGAGCGTGGCAGTGCCGCCTACGAGCGAATTGATCAGCTGCTCAATAGCCAGCCTACTATTAAAGATAACGGAACACAGAATCAATCAATTGAGCCGTCATTAACCTTTGAAATTGAACAATTTTCTTATCCAGAAAGCCAAGCATCGGTTCTCAAAGATATAGAATTTCAAGTTCCTTCTGGATCGCTAGTCGGCATTGTCGGGCCAGTGGGAGCCGGTAAAAGTACGTTATTGCATTTGTTAATGCGTATGCAGCAAGTGCCGATGAGTGCGATCACACTAGGCGGTGTAGATATCAATGATTTAACCTTAAATAACTTACGGCGACACATTGCCGTTGTTCCACAAACGCCGTTTCTATTTTCAATGACGATTGCTCAAAATATAGCACTGGCAAAGCCGAGTGCTACGATGCAAGAGATTGAGTCGGTTGCAAAAATCGCCCAAGTGCATGAAGACATTTTAGGCTTTCCGCAAGGCTACCTCACTGAAGTGGGCGAGCGGGGCGTCACGCTTTCAGGCGGTCAAAAACAACGCCTTGCCATTGCACGTGCACTCATTTTAGATGCCCCCGTTTTGGTATTAGATGATGCCTTATCGGCGGTTGATATAAAAACAGAGCAGCAAATTTTGAGTCACCTAAAGCAAGCGCGTCAAGGTAAAACAACCTTAGTTGTTTGTCATCGTCTCTCGGCCGTAGAACAGGCGAATCATGTCATTGTGATGGAGAGCGGCCGTATCATAGAGCAAGGGCAGCATCGGGAGCTGATCCAACAACAGGGTTGGTACGCCAAAACCTACGACTACCAGCAACTTGAACATGTTGTCGAGGAAGGACGATGA
- a CDS encoding L-serine ammonia-lyase, with amino-acid sequence MQPFSILDLFKVGIGPSSSHTLGPMRAAERFAQKLSTDALLTQVVQIRVSLYGSLALTGVGHSTDKAVILGLSGLDASTVDPNEAELTFQKVKASQELRLNGEKNIRFDPNESIRFFGDIFLPEHPNGLRFCALDEHGIELEEQTWYSVGGGAIANELAKDAEHRDLLQEFADERPYPFVNAKELMEHCVNNQLSIAEVAQLNEAALQGGKDAVTDWVESIVSTMTACMNRGLTLEGPLPGGINVQRRAKRMADQLKSKEVDEFSVMDWVSVYALAVNEENAAGGRVVTAPTNGSAGVIPAVLLYLENHRDGLPSNWHSTFLLTCAVIGWLYKRNASISAAEMGCQGEIGVASSMAAAGMAAILGGTPEQVEHAAEIAMEHHLGMTCDPIAGLVQVPCIERNAFGAIKAIQAARLSLSEPGDHCVSLDECIETMRQTGEDMVSKYKETAQGGLAVNVVVC; translated from the coding sequence GTGCAACCCTTTTCCATACTCGATTTATTCAAAGTAGGTATCGGTCCGTCTTCTTCTCATACATTGGGTCCGATGCGAGCTGCAGAACGCTTCGCTCAAAAACTGAGCACCGATGCTTTGTTAACGCAAGTGGTGCAAATTAGAGTGAGCTTATATGGTTCCTTAGCTCTAACAGGCGTTGGCCACAGCACTGATAAAGCCGTTATTTTGGGGCTATCTGGATTGGATGCAAGCACCGTCGACCCGAATGAAGCTGAGCTGACTTTTCAGAAAGTAAAAGCCTCGCAAGAATTACGGTTAAACGGTGAAAAAAATATTCGTTTTGATCCAAATGAGTCGATTCGCTTTTTTGGCGATATATTTCTTCCAGAACACCCGAATGGCTTGCGGTTTTGTGCCCTCGATGAACATGGCATTGAATTGGAAGAGCAAACTTGGTATTCGGTTGGCGGCGGCGCTATCGCTAATGAGCTTGCTAAAGACGCAGAGCATCGCGATTTATTACAAGAGTTTGCGGATGAACGCCCGTACCCCTTTGTTAATGCTAAAGAGCTCATGGAACATTGTGTTAACAATCAGCTTTCAATAGCCGAGGTTGCACAATTAAACGAGGCGGCATTACAGGGCGGTAAAGATGCCGTTACGGATTGGGTTGAATCAATCGTCTCGACAATGACTGCCTGTATGAATAGAGGGCTCACATTAGAAGGACCATTACCCGGTGGTATCAATGTTCAACGGCGCGCGAAGCGCATGGCTGATCAATTGAAATCAAAAGAGGTAGATGAATTTAGTGTGATGGATTGGGTCAGTGTATATGCCCTGGCGGTGAATGAAGAAAACGCCGCCGGTGGGCGAGTTGTGACCGCACCGACTAATGGCTCTGCAGGAGTGATTCCGGCCGTACTGTTGTATTTAGAAAACCATAGAGATGGGCTCCCAAGCAACTGGCACAGTACCTTCTTGCTAACGTGCGCCGTGATAGGTTGGCTGTATAAGCGCAATGCTTCTATTTCGGCCGCTGAAATGGGCTGCCAAGGTGAAATTGGGGTGGCCAGTTCAATGGCTGCTGCGGGTATGGCGGCAATATTGGGCGGTACGCCTGAACAAGTAGAGCATGCGGCTGAAATTGCGATGGAGCATCATTTGGGCATGACATGCGATCCAATAGCGGGCCTTGTACAAGTGCCTTGCATTGAGCGTAACGCATTTGGTGCCATCAAGGCCATTCAGGCTGCTCGATTGTCGTTATCAGAACCTGGAGATCACTGTGTATCGCTCGATGAATGCATCGAAACCATGCGACAAACGGGTGAAGATATGGTCTCTAAATACAAAGAAACCGCACAAGGCGGTCTCGCTGTAAACGTTGTGGTCTGTTAG
- a CDS encoding DUF3530 family protein, translating into MNNLQQFFCGSVLFLLLNAMQLGMAQGIIPTPKLLKAQDLATYYERALKGEQVVLLENELEKFYALTLEQETADPKGGLLILHDKGQTADWPFLLQQTRQFMPSVGWTTLSLDLPTPQGEALGRLAVNENANAEAPPETDEQWQARVLERIATGIRQLNNEGLLNIAILGYGDGGYWASRYLAERLSEEEETGYALILVDVVTHPDDVPSNLSQLDIPVLDLYMANSEFAHRQAQQRLAAVNRAKLTNFTQIHDALRQQSYGAAPIDRSTRRIWGWLRNNASGGEVNAVEKPTP; encoded by the coding sequence ATGAACAATCTCCAACAGTTTTTTTGTGGCAGTGTTTTATTCTTGTTGCTTAATGCGATGCAACTGGGCATGGCGCAAGGAATCATACCCACGCCTAAACTCCTCAAAGCCCAAGATTTAGCCACCTATTACGAACGCGCACTCAAAGGTGAGCAGGTAGTTTTGCTGGAGAACGAGCTCGAAAAATTTTACGCGTTAACGCTAGAGCAAGAAACGGCCGACCCAAAGGGCGGTTTATTGATTCTGCACGATAAAGGACAAACGGCCGATTGGCCGTTTTTACTTCAACAAACGCGGCAGTTCATGCCCAGCGTTGGGTGGACAACACTGTCTCTCGATCTACCCACCCCTCAAGGCGAAGCCTTAGGTCGCCTTGCAGTTAACGAAAATGCGAACGCAGAAGCACCCCCAGAAACCGATGAACAATGGCAAGCTAGAGTATTAGAACGTATTGCCACCGGCATTCGCCAGTTGAACAATGAAGGCTTATTGAATATTGCGATTTTAGGCTATGGCGACGGTGGTTATTGGGCCAGTCGTTATTTAGCGGAGCGATTATCGGAGGAAGAAGAAACCGGTTACGCCCTTATTCTAGTCGATGTGGTGACTCACCCAGATGATGTGCCCAGCAATTTATCACAGCTCGATATTCCTGTTTTAGATTTATACATGGCGAATTCGGAGTTCGCACACCGGCAAGCCCAGCAGCGCCTTGCTGCGGTTAATCGAGCTAAATTGACTAACTTCACACAAATACACGATGCATTGCGTCAGCAAAGTTATGGCGCCGCGCCAATAGACCGTAGTACTCGCCGAATATGGGGTTGGTTACGCAATAATGCGTCAGGCGGTGAAGTAAACGCCGTTGAAAAACCAACACCATAA
- a CDS encoding DMT family transporter, with product MDKLVLRSHLALLLGMLLWGSSFIALKVAVTAMSPMVVVFMRMSIGAMAFLVMWPWLRHGFNYQKGDWKFLLSMALFEPCLYFIFEAQALQYTSAGQAGMVTAMLPLMVAAGAFFFLKEQTNLRQWIGFVIAVSGVIWMTMTGEDSEQAPNAILGNFLEFLAMCTAVGYTLLIKHLVARYSAFVLTALQSFAGALFFLPIALASPWPESISISIVGVLLYLGLVVTIGAYGLYNYSMTHLKATTAAGYANLLPVFTLIFSMLLLGERLTLSQWIAIAIVFVGVALSQERKPKISKKVPPAVTG from the coding sequence TTGGACAAGTTAGTATTACGTTCGCATTTAGCTCTATTGTTGGGCATGTTGTTGTGGGGCAGTAGTTTCATTGCCTTAAAAGTAGCGGTAACCGCCATGTCACCCATGGTGGTTGTGTTTATGCGGATGTCTATAGGGGCTATGGCGTTCTTAGTTATGTGGCCCTGGCTAAGGCATGGTTTTAACTATCAAAAAGGCGATTGGAAATTTTTGTTGTCGATGGCCCTCTTTGAGCCTTGCTTGTACTTTATTTTTGAAGCCCAAGCCTTGCAATACACCAGCGCAGGTCAGGCAGGTATGGTGACGGCCATGCTGCCTTTGATGGTAGCCGCGGGTGCGTTTTTCTTTTTAAAGGAGCAAACGAATTTACGCCAATGGATTGGTTTTGTCATCGCGGTATCGGGTGTCATTTGGATGACAATGACGGGTGAAGACAGCGAACAGGCACCTAACGCAATCCTCGGTAATTTTTTAGAGTTTTTAGCCATGTGTACCGCCGTGGGCTATACCTTGCTGATTAAACATTTAGTCGCTCGATACTCTGCCTTTGTATTAACGGCGTTGCAAAGTTTTGCAGGTGCACTCTTCTTTTTACCGATTGCACTGGCTTCCCCTTGGCCCGAAAGTATTTCGATTTCTATCGTTGGGGTTTTACTGTATTTGGGTTTGGTGGTAACGATAGGGGCATACGGTTTATACAACTATTCAATGACGCACCTAAAGGCCACCACCGCGGCGGGCTACGCTAATTTACTGCCTGTTTTTACGTTAATATTCTCGATGTTGTTGTTAGGTGAGCGCTTAACCCTAAGCCAATGGATTGCCATTGCCATTGTTTTTGTGGGCGTTGCATTAAGCCAAGAGCGAAAGCCGAAGATATCAAAGAAAGTGCCACCTGCCGTCACTGGCTAG
- a CDS encoding VF530 family protein, producing the protein MSEGAQKDPLHGKTLKAILIELHEYYDWQGLGSRINIKCFTDNPSLNSSLKFLRKTPWARTKVEQLWIDTFAGKNH; encoded by the coding sequence ATGAGCGAAGGCGCACAAAAAGACCCTCTGCATGGCAAAACATTAAAAGCCATTCTGATTGAATTGCACGAATATTATGATTGGCAAGGCTTGGGAAGCCGCATTAACATCAAATGCTTTACAGATAACCCAAGCTTAAACTCCAGTTTGAAATTTTTACGGAAAACGCCCTGGGCAAGGACCAAAGTTGAACAACTTTGGATTGATACCTTTGCAGGTAAAAATCACTAA
- a CDS encoding MFS transporter, with translation MPPMIALIAAYAFAMCSTPLIILVGGLIGQELAPDPRLATLPISIIVVATALSTAPAAMLMQKIGRKKGFLVGFALGGAATLLCLAGLYLQSFILFVTGCFMTGTNMAFVHQFRFAAMELVPMEKKSQAASWVLIGGIFAAVAGPEAGAFGRDLFAIPFTGSFVILMAFLLIAALIIATSYQSEKPVSQEEKQTALVSDIAWLNPTLLLAFATAAISYSVMSLVMTAAPLSMSHHGHDLQTTKWVLQSHILAMFVPSLFTGKLLALFGYVKFIVVGVFIYIAMALLGLAGYHAMHYWGALLLLGVGWNLLFISGTTLLGRISDGPERFRIQAVNEFLVFGTQALASLGAGWLLYQLGWRPLLLATLPLALIPLVFLILHQRAQAQTKAA, from the coding sequence ATGCCACCCATGATCGCGCTTATTGCAGCTTATGCTTTTGCCATGTGCTCTACACCCTTAATCATTTTAGTGGGTGGGCTCATTGGGCAAGAGTTAGCTCCTGATCCTAGATTAGCTACATTACCCATCTCTATTATTGTGGTAGCTACTGCGCTGTCTACAGCACCGGCGGCCATGTTGATGCAAAAAATAGGTCGTAAAAAAGGCTTTCTAGTAGGTTTTGCGCTGGGCGGCGCGGCTACATTGCTGTGTTTAGCCGGCTTATATCTACAATCATTTATTCTGTTTGTTACCGGCTGTTTTATGACAGGAACAAACATGGCGTTTGTTCATCAATTTCGCTTTGCCGCCATGGAGCTCGTACCAATGGAGAAGAAGTCTCAAGCCGCCTCCTGGGTACTCATAGGTGGTATTTTTGCGGCGGTAGCGGGTCCTGAGGCAGGAGCATTCGGTCGCGATCTTTTTGCGATTCCCTTTACGGGCTCTTTTGTGATCCTAATGGCTTTTCTACTCATTGCTGCACTGATCATTGCCACTTCTTATCAGAGCGAAAAGCCCGTATCACAAGAAGAGAAGCAAACAGCCCTTGTATCAGACATTGCTTGGTTAAACCCCACTTTATTACTTGCATTTGCAACGGCGGCTATTTCATACAGCGTAATGAGCTTAGTAATGACCGCAGCGCCCTTATCAATGTCGCATCATGGTCATGATTTACAAACCACCAAATGGGTATTGCAAAGCCATATTTTGGCGATGTTTGTTCCCTCATTATTTACAGGCAAATTATTGGCTCTATTTGGCTATGTTAAATTCATTGTCGTAGGTGTTTTTATTTACATCGCGATGGCCTTGTTAGGGTTAGCTGGATATCACGCCATGCATTACTGGGGGGCTCTTCTGTTGTTGGGCGTTGGTTGGAACCTACTGTTTATCAGTGGTACTACATTATTGGGTCGCATTTCAGATGGACCCGAACGATTTAGAATACAAGCAGTCAACGAATTTTTAGTATTCGGAACTCAGGCTTTAGCTTCATTGGGGGCGGGGTGGCTACTGTATCAATTAGGCTGGCGACCATTATTATTAGCAACGTTGCCATTGGCATTAATTCCACTCGTATTTTTAATCTTACATCAACGCGCTCAGGCGCAAACAAAGGCCGCTTAA
- the rpe gene encoding ribulose-phosphate 3-epimerase, translating into MTDFVIAPSILSADFARLGEEVDNVIAAGADWVHFDVMDNHYVPNLTIGPMVCKALRNYGVTAPIDVHLMVSPVDRLIGDFIEAGASLITFHPEASDHVDRSLQLIKDGGCKAGLVFNPATPLHYLDYVLEKIDVILIMSVNPGFGGQSFLPSALEKLKEARKLIDQSGRDIRLEVDGGVKIDNIREIAEAGADSFVAGSAIFNTDDYQATISAMRAELAQVK; encoded by the coding sequence ATGACCGATTTCGTAATAGCCCCATCTATTCTCTCTGCTGACTTTGCTCGCTTAGGCGAGGAGGTTGATAACGTCATCGCTGCAGGTGCCGATTGGGTTCACTTTGATGTAATGGACAACCATTATGTCCCTAATTTAACGATCGGCCCAATGGTCTGCAAGGCATTGCGCAACTATGGTGTAACGGCACCAATCGATGTTCACTTGATGGTCTCTCCAGTAGATCGGCTGATTGGCGATTTTATTGAGGCCGGAGCCAGCTTAATTACCTTTCATCCTGAGGCGAGTGACCACGTTGATCGTTCGTTGCAATTAATTAAAGACGGTGGCTGTAAAGCGGGGTTAGTGTTTAATCCAGCGACACCTTTACATTACTTAGACTACGTTCTAGAAAAGATAGACGTCATTTTAATTATGTCGGTTAACCCTGGTTTTGGTGGGCAATCGTTTTTGCCAAGCGCTTTAGAAAAGCTCAAAGAAGCCCGCAAGTTAATCGATCAGTCAGGGCGAGATATTCGCTTAGAAGTGGATGGCGGCGTTAAGATCGACAATATTCGAGAAATTGCCGAAGCGGGAGCAGACAGTTTTGTTGCTGGCTCTGCTATTTTTAATACAGACGATTACCAAGCAACGATCAGCGCCATGCGAGCTGAGCTTGCCCAAGTAAAGTAA
- a CDS encoding ABC transporter ATP-binding protein, with product MKQTFFSLLTYATVYKKMLWQAFVLLLVATSASVMGPYLIKVFIDNYLTPANWNFYEIMVLALVYIASQLIGAATFYAQALRFNKIALNVVQTLREQVFAHVISLPMSYFDKAATGSLISRITNDTEAIKDLYVNVISSFAQNIVRILGILVGMALLDIRLVWLCAILVPTVMVIMFVYQKLSTPIFMQVRSLLSDINARINEGIQGMAIIQLSNQQSDFTRAFEKTSTDHYKAKVKNVVIDGFLLRALIDLIYLLLLGGLLYGFGLIELNALGTVKVGVVYAFINYLGNVTEPLLDMTSKLNMAQQALVSASRVFALLAEPLSVDQSKDSLQIKNTHLEFDIPSFSYDGEKTVLSGIKFEVPPGNFIGLVGHTGSGKSTLMSLLMGFYPLTSGAIKVGEHAITALSKTQRALAIGFVQQDPFIFTGSIKDNIRLELSVSDDEVVAAAQQAHLHDAIISMPNGYDTQLTERGSNLSTGQRQLLSLARTLIRKPKILILDEATANIDSHTEALIQSSLMALRGKVTLIAIAHRLSTVKEADCLFVLHQGQIQQSGSHQELMQQEGLYKHLYELQLRSDPTQG from the coding sequence ATGAAGCAAACGTTTTTTTCATTATTAACTTATGCCACGGTATATAAAAAAATGCTTTGGCAAGCCTTTGTTTTATTGTTGGTAGCAACCTCGGCCAGTGTCATGGGTCCTTATTTAATTAAAGTGTTTATTGACAATTATTTAACACCGGCGAATTGGAATTTTTATGAAATAATGGTGCTGGCGCTCGTTTATATTGCCTCACAACTTATTGGCGCCGCTACCTTTTATGCACAGGCATTACGTTTTAATAAAATTGCGCTAAACGTGGTTCAAACGCTTCGAGAGCAGGTGTTTGCTCATGTGATCTCATTGCCTATGTCCTATTTTGATAAAGCCGCCACGGGCAGTTTGATCAGCAGGATTACCAACGATACCGAAGCGATTAAAGATTTATACGTGAATGTCATCTCAAGTTTTGCTCAGAATATTGTCCGTATCTTGGGTATTTTAGTGGGAATGGCGTTGTTGGATATTCGGTTGGTATGGCTGTGTGCTATTTTAGTGCCGACGGTTATGGTGATCATGTTTGTTTACCAAAAGCTCTCCACGCCCATTTTTATGCAAGTCAGGTCACTGCTCAGCGATATCAACGCCCGCATTAATGAAGGCATTCAAGGCATGGCGATTATTCAGTTGAGTAATCAGCAAAGTGATTTTACTCGCGCGTTCGAAAAAACCAGTACAGACCATTACAAAGCAAAGGTTAAAAATGTCGTCATCGATGGTTTTTTATTGCGAGCTCTTATCGATTTAATCTATTTGTTGCTATTGGGCGGCCTACTTTATGGGTTTGGTCTTATAGAACTGAACGCACTGGGTACAGTAAAAGTAGGTGTTGTTTACGCATTTATTAATTACTTAGGAAACGTAACCGAACCATTGTTAGACATGACCTCGAAGCTGAACATGGCGCAGCAAGCTTTGGTGTCTGCATCTCGTGTGTTTGCGTTGTTGGCTGAGCCTTTGTCGGTCGATCAGTCTAAAGATTCACTTCAAATTAAAAATACCCACCTAGAGTTTGATATTCCGAGCTTTAGTTATGATGGTGAAAAAACCGTATTAAGCGGGATTAAATTTGAGGTGCCGCCTGGCAATTTCATCGGCTTAGTTGGTCATACCGGTTCCGGTAAGAGTACCTTGATGTCATTGTTGATGGGTTTCTATCCGCTCACCAGCGGTGCAATTAAGGTGGGTGAACATGCCATAACAGCGTTGAGCAAAACGCAAAGAGCCTTGGCCATTGGGTTTGTGCAGCAAGACCCTTTTATTTTTACAGGCTCAATTAAAGATAATATTCGATTAGAACTGAGTGTATCCGATGATGAAGTTGTTGCAGCCGCTCAGCAAGCACATTTGCACGATGCGATCATCAGTATGCCAAATGGCTACGATACACAGTTAACCGAACGAGGCTCCAATTTGAGTACCGGTCAGCGGCAGTTATTGAGTTTGGCGCGAACACTCATCCGCAAGCCTAAAATATTAATTTTGGATGAAGCGACCGCAAATATTGATAGCCACACAGAAGCTTTAATTCAGAGCTCGCTCATGGCATTACGAGGTAAAGTAACGCTTATTGCCATTGCGCATCGGTTAAGCACGGTAAAAGAAGCCGATTGTCTTTTTGTATTACATCAGGGGCAGATACAGCAGTCGGGGTCTCATCAAGAATTAATGCAGCAAGAAGGTTTATACAAACACCTATATGAGCTGCAACTGAGGTCAGACCCAACGCAAGGGTAA